A window of Prevotella fusca JCM 17724 genomic DNA:
CGCTTTTGGGACGAGCACCTCTGAGTGAGAGCGAGGAAAAGGCAAAGATGCTTATTGCAACCGACTACGCCCGCAAGATGAGCCTTGATTTACGCATGATTGATGAAAATGTTTACTCAGACCATATCGACAACAAGGCAAGCCATTGTGCCAAGATGCTCAATGACTATTACCAAAAGTACGATACACAGAAAGGGACGCAGTTCGTTTTCTCTGATTTAGGTACTTATAAGCCCGGTGAAGACTTTAATGTCTATTCGGAAATCAAGCGTAAGCTGGTAGAAGACTATCACATCCCGTCCTACGAGATACGCTTCATTCAGGAGTGCAAGAACGAGAAGGCAAAGAAGGCGATGGTAGATGCTATGAACCGTGGGGATATCCGCATTATCTTCGGTTCTACCTCTATGTTGGGTACTGGTGTAAATGCCCAGCAGCGTGCCGTTGCGGTTCATCATTTGGACACGCCCTGGCGACCATCAGACTTAGAGCAACGCAACGGACGAGCCGTGCGCAAGGGAAATCTTGTCGCCAAGGAATTTGCGAATAACAAGGTCGATGTGATTATCTATGCCGTAGAGCGGTCACTGGACAGCTACAAGTTCAATCTGCTGCATAACAAGCAATTGTTTATCAATCAGTTGAAGACCAATACGCTCGGTAGTCGTACCATTGATGAGGGTTCGATGGATGAGGACAGCGGTATGAACTTCTCAGAATACGTAGCAGTGCTTTCTGGCAATACCGACCTTTTAGTGAAAGCAAGATTGGATAAGAAGATTGCCACCTTGGAATCCGAGCGCAAGAACTTCCTCCGTGAGCGTGATGCCGCAACGGGCAAGTTGGCAGAGATTGACAGCTCCGTGTCCTTCCATACGGATAAAATCAAGGAGGCACAGTCTGATTTAGCTCTCTATGAGAAGCGTGTGGAGCGTGATGATGAAGGTACACCTATAAATAAACTGACAATCAAAGGTGTGGAAGACTGTACTGACATTAGTACTGATGCGATAAAATCGCGTTAAGTTTTACATATTATCAAATAGAGGTAGTTCTTTGACATATTGATTGTAAATGACAGAGGTTCTCGGCTTAGTGATTAAATCTCTGAGGTGAGTTTTCTCCAAAGCAGAAACTCTTATCAGCGTTGCCACTTCCGTAATGGTGTATGGGCTTTTGTTGTCCGCCTTTATTCTTGCAACAAGCAGATAGGCGATGACTGCAACCCAGAGATGGATTCGGACTGCATTCTCGGAATACCCCCACAAGGTCTTCACGACAATGTTCTGCTTTATCCACTTGAAGAACACCTCTATGTCCCATCTGTGCCTATACAGGACGGACACTTCCACTGCGCTGATCTCGAAGTTGTTAGTGATGAACACTATTTCTTCACACGTCTCCTCATCATAGTGGCAGACTGCCCTGAAAGGCTCAGGGTAAAGTGCATGAGTCTTTGGCTGAGTCAAGCGAATGGTAAAGTCGCCTCGAATACCATCCTCTCGGGAGAAGTCTTTTCTATGACCAATAATCTCGTATTTCATGTTGTCCTTCGGTCTGGTAACCCAATAGGCTCCAGCCAAATGGAAGCGAAAGAACTCATCGAAGTCAACATAGGCCTTGTCCATCATATAGAAGGCAAGAGGCTCCGGCGCAGTCAGTTCAAGTTCGTTGCTGTCATGCCATCTGCCATCCGTGATGTGGATGTTTGCTGGAATGCTCCCGCGCAAGTCAAGCAGAGTGTGCATCTTCACCGCCCCCTTGTTGTATCTTCCTAAAGCCCATGTCGCAAGTTTGACACTTGTGGAGATGGTCGTGGAATCGAGGGAGTAAAGTACGTTGTCTATAGTGACATCTGGTATCGAGGTCCTTGTGTATAAAGGTCTTACCAGATTTATCATATAGATGCCAAACTCCTCATAGATGCGGTAATCCCGATTGTCGTTAGCTCGGGAAAGTGATGACTGGTTGACCGTGTTGCCAAATCCAAGATGGTAGAGGATGTCCTTGTGGGCACCAAGACACAGGCAGATGTCCCGTAGAGAATCACAACTCGTCAGCTGTCCAAACAAAAGGTGCAGAAGCTGGTTGTAACAAGTCAAATCCTTGACATGCCAGTCGCCACGGTACTTCTTCACGCACTTGTCGAACTGATAACGAGGTATGTACTTCACAACTTGTGAAAACACATATCGACCGACGTTCATAACAATGCAGTTTTGGTTGCAAAGTTACGCTGTCATTTTCAAATCAAAAAATCAAAGAACGATCTGAAACCCTTATTAATAAAGGGATATATGAAGTTTAATTTAAAATTATTGCATCACTAGTATACTGACATCAAGACTACTGCTGCACGTTTACAAGAAATAGACGAAAAAGCTCGGACCAAAGGAGAGTATAATAAAATCGGTGAAGTGTATGGTTTCTCCATAATGGTCAAGACGGAGAGCACTTCAAAAGACTTGTTTGACTGTTCAGTGAACCGCTTTTTTGTGAAAGGGCAGGAGAGTATCTACTATACCTATAATAACGGTAAGTTGGCAACTGACCCGAAACTTGCGTGTCAGAACTTCATTAATGCCTTGGAGCGTATTCCAAAGGTGATAGAATCGCATGAGAAGGAAATGGCAAAGGTTGTGGCCAATAAAGAAGTTTACACCAACATTGCCAACAGTTCTTGGAAGAAAGAGGACGAGCTTCGCTCACTCAAAGGCGAGGCAGCAGAACTTGACAGAAAAATTGCACTTACATTGAACGAACCAAATGAAGAAAATGAAAAATCAAACGAAAATGACCAATCTGAGTATTTAAAACAAAATAGTAGTAATAGTCCAAATACTAAAAAGGAAGAGGAGGGGGTAATTTATTCAAGTTCTATGAATAATAGAAACAAACAAGAAGAAAGTAAGGGATATATTGTAAAAACCAGACTGAGATAAATAGCGATGGTGTGTCATAATTGATACACCATCGTATTATATTATTTCCACAAAGAGTATTCTCTCCATTTTTCAGGAAAGCCCATGTCTTTCAAAACTACCAATTTGGGAGATTTGTCCAATAGGGTGAGCAAACTCTTTCTAAATGAGCTATCAGGACTGATTATTTGCTGCAAATACAAAATTACAGATAAGTAGGCAAACAACTTATTGTCCCTTATCGTTGCAGCTTCTTGCTTTGACAAGAAAGGATAATTCGTTCTATAAGGAAACTTCAAGCCTATTGTAAAGCGGCGATTCCATACACGACTATGATGGGCACAAGTATTGCGTAAAGACGATAAACCATGCATCCAATTCTTCAGAATATCGACATTGTATAGTCCCAAATCCCTGCAAATTGTTTTACTAGAAGGGTTATTCTTGTCCAAAGCAAAAAACAACTTACTCAATGTTCCCATAGAAACAACCTCTAAGGTCATCCACGCTGGCGGAAAAGCAGGTTCGCTATATTTTTGATAATAATGAGCTATAAAATCCTCATTACTTCGCTTGACCTCTTTCATTAAATCCCCTACAACAGGGTGTGTCAATGCGATAAACTTATCGTGGTGAAAGTATAACTTATGATTGAGAAACCAAAAGGCGTCATTTTCATCAACGGAATAAGTTAAGGCGATTCTTGTTCTTAATGCCACCTCGATTTTTTCAATGGCATTGAAGATTAAAGAGCGTAAACGCCTATCAAAACAATAAAGGTCTATCACATCTTGAAAAGAAATGTCCTTTCTCAGAAATTCGTGATTAGCATCTTTCCCATTATTTTGAAAAGGGTATGTGTATGCTCGTAATCTATAATAACTTATGTTATAAAGATATTGGGACGCAAGTTTTTCGTCTCCAATATTAAGTCCTCGATCGCATAGCTTTTTAACCTGCTCAGATGTGTCTATGGGCTTCTTTTCGTACCTCATAACCGTATATAAACTCGAAGACCTCCCCGGGTGCGCTGTTCTGATGAGAAGCGTGGGAGGTCATATTGACTGCAAAATTACTGCTTTTTTTTGAATGCGCAAGGAAAATGCCGAAAAAAATCATTGCAAGTGATAAATTTTCCATTAAAAGTAGCATCAAATGTAGAAATTACAAATATTTTTTGTCCGCAACGCTATCTTTATCGGTTCAATAGTTTCAAACAATATATGGTAAATTCCTTATCAAAGAAATAAGCGAGTGCTGTTATCTTTGTGAGCGGTAAATCCGCGACCAACTTTTTACTTGCAAAGGTAATTATTTTGTTGTGTAAACACTTGCATTTACACAACAAAAATAATCTAATCAGGAAATCAATTACCAACCATCTCGCTTCCGTACCATTTCATCTATCTCTTCCCGAAGGAAAAGCAATCGACCGTTAGCCTTGAGATAGGGGATTTTCCCAGCCCAAACCCAGTTGTAAATGGTCTTTTGTTCCACTTTGAGAATCTTGGATACATCAATGATATCCAAGTATTCGGCTTTCAATGGTGGACGGACAGTCGTGTCAACAGATTGATCCTGCAGAACAAGCAGGCGGTCGAGTTTATCCTCGACGCTTATCAGCTTGTCGAACAGGCGTTTTTGCCAAGTGTCTTCGGTTTTATAATCTAAGTACGACATAGTTCTCCTTTTTGATAGTTACCATTGGTATCTTGTGCCAAGATACGTTGTTCTTTCATATAGGCGATGTATTTCTTTGCAGTTCTGTCCTTGATTTCCATTTCGCGCATCAGAACCTCACAAAGTTCTTGGTAAGTGAGCTTGAAAGAATTTTGGAAGGCTTCTTTGACAACGACAATGAGTTCATCAGTCTTGCGCTTTTCCTTGTCCTCTTTAGACTTCTCGCCACGATAGACGTGCATGTCCTCAGCCTTATCCCAGCCGAAAAGCATCATCGGTACGTCCAACGGACTTCCGTCACGGACTTTCAATGCCTTTACCACTGAGTATTCGGGATTATCGTCTTTCTCAATGGAGAGTATCCCTGCTGCCTTTCGTTGAAGTTCCGAGCCGATATGCCCACGGAGTTTGATTCCATTCGGTACGAAGTGTAGCACGCAGATGATACAGGTATTATAAATCCCAGCCAAGCGATAAAGCTCGTCCACAATGGCAATACTTTCCGTTTCATCGTTGGCAGAACGTATCAAGTCGGCTATTCCGTCAATCACCACGAGGTGGATGCCTCCATGCCTGTGATGGAACAAGTCCATACTCTCACGGATAAGGTTCAGTCTGTCCTTACGAGACAGAGAGGCAAGGTACAGAGAATGGCAAAACTTCGGTACTGCCGTCAAAGAAGCCCTACGCAGTGTCTTACCCAAGTTCTTGTGCAACTGTGCCTCGGACTGTTCCGTGTCATAGTGTAGGACCGCCAAGCCTTTGGGATTGGGGGTAATCTCTAATCCCAAGGTCTTCTCTATCGGCAATCGTTTTTCTCCCAACGCTCCGGCAAGGATGGCACCCACATAGTTGCTCTTGCCTGTCCCCTCACCTCCAGTAATGCAGAACAGGTTATCCTGTGTGCCGAGTGGCACACCGTTTACTGCTACTACTGATTTGGAAATGTCCGGTGGATTCTCATAATCAATCTCACAGGAACGTAACATCATCATGGTTTGGCTATATAGATCTGAGAACATCTTGGCAAGCAGCTCTTTCAGTTCCTTTGCCCCGTTGCCCAAGGCAAAGAAATCAGAAATGTCTTTTTCAGACTTCGTACCACTTAGCGGAAGTGAAAGGTTCAAGACCTTGTATTCCACCAGATGTTCAGACTGTTTATGTGCCTCCCGTACACCTGTTTCATCCGCATCATACAAGAGTATTATATGCCTAAAACGAAGCTGAAGGCTCTCAATGATACTTGTCGGTATCTGTGCGGTTTCACTGTTGAAACAAATTGCATTGAAGCCGTGTGCATACAATGAGAGTACATCCTTTTCACCACCTGTAATGAAAAGCATATCTCCTTTGGCAGGAATCTGCTCCATTCCGAAGCAATACGTGGCAGGCATCCGTCCACCATAAAGAAAGCGGATTTTTGGACTGTGAGGTCGGTATATCTTTACATAGCCATTTCCTATATAGGCAAACATAGGTTCCGTAGGTGAGCTATAAAGTTCAAATTTCTTACCTTCGGTAGATACACTTTCATAGCGTTTAAGACTCCGTACACGAAAGCGACGGAGTGTATCCTCATGGATGCCGTAATGCGCCCAATAGTTCAGCAGCCCATCGTCAAATGGCTGTATCTCAAAACTATATGGACGTTCTTCCGTGCACTTGTTCATATCAGCCTTAGGAGTGGGAACAATAGTTTTTTTATATGCTGACGTGATATGGCTGCTATGCTTTTCACCATCACATAAAGAGTACAATCTAAGTTCTTGTACAATCGTTTCCAATACTTCGGGAAAACTTGTTTTCAGGTTCAAGTTACGGAGGGTTGCCACAAACCAGAAACAATCCCCTGAATATGTGGTATCTCCATGATCATAGAATTTGTAAGAAGAAGTTTTCCTGTCGTAGTAGATATGGCAGGAAGCCCGCCTGTCGTCATAGAAAGGACTTCGGAAGTTGCGATGAAGGTTTATCTCAAAGCCAAGGAAATGTGAAAACACATTCAGACCTCCTTGTGTAAGTAAAAGAATCTGTTCCTTTTCTATCATAATTGTCGGTTTTTAGGGTTAAGACATGAACTCATGATGAGATTGTCCTTGAAACGGTTGAGCCGCCCAAGAACCTCATCGTTTCTCATACCTGATACGCGGAGTCGGTTACACTTCGTGGCTATCACGATAGACTTGAAGAAGTAGCGTACATCGCCACCCTCCGTGTAGCGATACCGTACCAACTGCTTCTTGCGCCAGCGATAAAGGGTGGACTCTGAAACATTCAGAGTCCCGATAAGGTCTTTGGTGGTCATCTCTAGCTCTTCATCTATATCTTGGATAAGATTAGAAGTGCGCTCAACATACTGCTCTATTCGGTTGAGCCTATCTATCAGTTCCTGATAGGCTTGGCTTTCTACTGCTAGTATTTCCATCAGCGTAATCGTTTGGTTTTAATTGTTACATATTCTATTCCAAGTTCACTGACTAACTATGAAAGTCTTCTGAATGCTTCCTCAGTAAAAACCTCCAGATGAATTTCTGCTATAGGTAAAGGACCGGGCTGCCCATTACGTGCAAGAAACTCAAATATTTTGGTAGACTGGATGCCACCTTTGAAGCGTACATCAGAATTTGTTCAAGGGTCATTGCTGTCTTTCCTCTTTCCCAGCGCGAGATCCGACTCGAACTAACTTTCAGAATAACAGACAGATACTCCTGCGAATAACCATTTTTCACTCTTGCTGACTTCAGCATTTCCAATAACTTTTTCATACTTATAAAGTTACTAAAACACCGTTACAAGAGCAACCCGCCACATGCAAATGTTTGCACACTATGCAATCCGTCTTGCAGACGGCGCAAGTTTGTTTGTTAGTAGCGGAATACACAGTGTACCAATAAATATAACGAACTAAATCTAAAACATTTTATTACTCTTATATCTTTGTATAATTATTATTGTTTTGTAAAACTCCAGTGCAAGGTGCAAGTCCCTTTATATATAAGGGCTTGCACCTTGCACTGGAAAATGTAGCAGTAAAATCTCTAAATATTTATGGCACAAAGATTTGGAGATATAAACAAAAAGATCTAACTTTGTACTCCGAGAATGGGAGTGAGCGTGCTTTCAACAGATAGTCAAAATAGCGGTCATAAACCAGTCAGTTTGCTGCTACATTTCTGCTACAGAGACTGTCAGTACAAAAAGGTAAATATTTAGCTAACAGCGATAAGGACATATTGTGGATTAGTTCAGGCTGGTCCACATAGAATATTAAGGAGTTACAGCAATGTAACTCCTTTTTGCTTATCTGCAAGTGAACTTTTGAATAGCAAAGTATTACCCGGTGCCGACACCGTGGGGCGTGGACTGAAGGAGCTTGCCAAAGAGAATATTGTCTACAAGAGCGAGACGTCAGACAGGGCTTACAGTTTTAACACTGCAGAGAAGCTGAACACCTTACTTTTACGGATGATACGGAGAATGGGGCTTATAAAGGGTTCTTCCATTAAATGCATGGATGTTTTTCGTATAGCTTTAAAGGAAGAAGCGGAGTTGTTCATTAAATAAAAACATAGCCAAGACCGCCTTGTCTACCTACTTTATTATCATCCTCCGACACAGAAAACCTTTTCATGTCAATACTTTGAAAAGGCAGACAACAGCTTGAAAAATCATGACATAATTTCGGGTAAAATATCTACAGATAAAGGCAAAAATACGTATAAAAAGCAAGTTTGCAACCAGCAGTAAATCAGTTAGTTATAAAGTCATGCAAGAAAAGGTGCTTAATTGGACTTCAAAAGGGCGTCAGTAAGACCTCAAAAGGGCATCTATTGCAAGTCAATTGGGCGTCTTTTAGAAGCCAAGAGACCATGTATTGGTTTTGAGCTGCATGAAAATAGTTTACAAAAAGCGGTCAGCATGAGAATAAGTTGTTTGTAGAAGACGGAAGGACGTGGTTAGTATTTGCCTTTTCTACATTCTTATCTTGCGCTTTATCCCTTTTTGTGAGACCGTCCGATCTTGGATAGTCATACCATACAAGCGTATAAGCCTTTGTTCTGTTTCCAATCTATGCATTTAACGGAAGAACCATTTTATATTTACAGAAAGCGGTGCAGAGCACTTCATTGGCATAGTCTTTTGGCAACAATTCCATCGTATGCTTCGGACGAAGTGTTGGCTGGAGAGGTGCAGGCTTAGCGGTCTGGCAGTTCGGTGATGGCGTGGTGGAGCGTCAGGAATTACATTAACTTGAAATGAAGTGGGGACAGGCGATAGTCTGATGTGAGCTTGACGGATGGAAAGGTGATTGCTGCAGAAGTTCAGTCCGCTTTCTTTTCCGAGGGGCAGAATAATCCAGCTGCCGTCATTGCGGATAAGATAATTTTTCCTACCTTTGCCAAGGTCTGCAGTTTCAGATTGAAGACAGTGAGAACAGACTGGCTGCAAAGAAGGCTGGTGGGTAGACAATGGCTTCATAAGTGAACGATGAGATGAAGTTCCTTATAGGCGCAACCAGCCTTAAAAGAAGCATCGTCCCTGTTTTCAAGAATGGTTAAATCACGTCATTATGAGCATCGAGAGCATAATCAGTAAAATACAGGAACTAAAGGATGAATATGTTAGTTACTTCAAGCCGGTTGATGATGCCGACATTCACCTTTATGAAAGCAAAGTGCCGTTCAGCTTGCCGGAAGCGTATCTGGAGTTTCTAAGGTTCTCAAATGGTATTATAATATGTGGCGATGAGATGCTGGGAATCAACAACCAGCCATTCGACCTTGTCAGAGCCTATGATATGGAACATTATCAGACAGCCTTCCCGATGCCCGACTATATCGTTCCCTTTGCTCCCGATGGCGGGGGAAATTACTATTGCTTTGATACCTCTGACAGTAACAGGATAGTCTTCTGGACCTCAAACTATGAATATTCTGCCACTGACAGGCCAGAGGTTGTGAACCATGACTTCTGTGATTGGTTTCATGAGGTTATGTTGGAATGGAGTATAGACATCATCGGCAGTGATATTTTCAAGTCTTAGTCAGGTGTCGTCCGCTATACTTCTTCAGACCGGCTGTCTGCACGGAAGCAGGCTTGGATATGTAGGTAATTAATCAGGAACACCTGTTTGTTATGGAGAAGTTCAAATTAGATAATTTCAGGAAAGAGTATGGTATGGAAATGCTGGTTGTCCGTACGCTGCCATCTGGTGAATGCCGGGCGATACGGCAGGGCATACTTCAGAAAATGAAGGTAGACAGCCTTGCCGGTTTCTTCAGAAAGATGGAAACAGAGTTTATAACGGTTGAGAATGCAGGTGCTGAAGATGAGGAGATTGATTGGCATAAGATTCTTGGTCAGTTAGGAATCCCTGTGCCCCGTGAAGTTTATTTGAACTTTGGTAACTTCGAAACCATAGATGTCATGCTGTTCAAGGACTTCTGCAAGTATTTCAGCGATGTATGGTATCCTTCATCCGATGATATTGAGCTATTCGACAGAACAGGAACTTGGATTATTTCGATAAGGCATTATGGTGCTTTATGCTATGCGAAGCTGTAGAAGCGTCTATGGCTGAAACAAGGTATAGATATCTAAGGAAAAGAAGAGTAAGCCCCCCTGTGGGAACAGCCACTGCGGCAACGGAAAACACACGCCAGCATCCGATGGTCTAATGACAAGGAAAACCCCGTTTTAATTTACCCAAAAATAGGTATTGTCGTATCAATGAGAAGAAAGTACCTTTGCAGCGTTATTTTTTTACATATCATAACGAAAATGAAGTTATACAGAAAAGGAAATAAAAGGATGCGTTCAGCAGAGGTACTGGCTTGTCAGTGTGCAATTCGAAGTCAGGTCTGATGATGTCAATGGGAATTACAGGCAGTTTGTTTTTCTCTATGGAATATTAATTGTCAGGTAGGTGTACGGAATCAATTGCCGGTATGTTCAACTCTGTTTCCCAGCCAGTCTGCTGTCATGAAGAAGGAGGATGGTGCGCTATACGTCCGATATTGGATGACAGAGCGGTGGAAAAGAAGCTCCAGACGGCTGGCAAAGCAAGCATAGGCATTTGGGAAACGCATTTGTGTTTGGTTTTGATAGTCTGCATGATGAAAACAAATGACAGACGATTAGTTTATTTTAACTCAATCGACTTGCTTTTATTCTCATTAAATAATATATTTGCGACAAAAGGTCTGACATGAAGCGAACAGGATAAGTGCCATGTTTTTAAGTCTTTAGCGATGATAATGCGTTAGAGATACAGATGCATTCCTCTGAAAATAGTTCTAAATCAATATGTATTTTTATCTGATAAAAACCTTGAAGAGTATGGAATTAAAAAAGACACTTTACTCCCTAATGTTAGGTGGAATTCTTCTTTGCCTGTTCTCATGTGCAAAGGAAGATGAATTCGAGTTGCCAACACTGGTCCTTTCGGAGAACAATGTTACGTTTGACAAAGGAGTCGGTGAAAGGAACATCAGTGTGACAACGAACCAGAGCAGTTGGGTTGCATCGTCTCCACAGGAAGGCGACTGGCTCTCGCTGGTTCAGGATGGCAACCTCCTGAAAGTGAAGGTGGGAGAGAACAAGATGGGTACGGAACGCCGTAGCTACGTGCTCGTGAATGCCAATGGTGCTACCGGTAAGGTAGAGGTGAAGCAGAGTGCGGCTGACGTGACGCTTGACGTTGTTCCGACAGAAATCTATCTGCCGCAGACAGGTGGCGAAAAGACGGTTGACGTTACGACCAACTCATCAGTTTATGATGTTACAACCAGTGAGGAGGTCAGCTGGCTGAAGATAGTCAAGTCTGAGGAGGAGATAAAGCTGATAGCTGGGCGCAACGATAGCTACCAGAAGCGTGAGGTGAAGCTCTATGCCAAGAGCGGCAGCGTGACCCGTGAAATCGTCGTGTCACAGTCGGGCATACAGCGTTATATCCTTCCTGTCAACCCCGGTGTACCGCAGGATGCACACAAGATAATGGAGTATGAGCTTGGACGAGGCAGCTATCTGCGAGAGTACCAGACAGCCATACCGGCATACGGACTTGAAGAAATGTACACCTTCATTACCCCTTCGCCAATATTCACACTGATACAGTATTGCAGTCCTGACGGCATTACTCCTTCGCAGATCATCACTGTCGGCGACGGAAGGAAAGCCATAGATGCCGTCAAGGACAAGGCTTTCGAGAAGTTCCTCACTGACAATGGCTATGTGCGCAGCAACTCCGAATCAAACAGGGAGTATATGAACGAGAAGGAACTGATGTCCCTGAAGGTTTATATATCAGAGAAGGAGAACAATGAAGGCGTAAACCTTACCTTCAATCCGATTATGAAGCAGGTGGGTGAATACAAGACCTTCGACAAGGTTCCTTACTATCCGCTTGAGCTTCTGCAGAAAGATGACGTGAAGCTGGCACAGGTTGAGCAGTACGAGCAGAATGCAGGCAGCAAGGAGGAAGAACGCTCAATGAATGAATACAAGGACACGGAGGTGTCACAGTTGCAGTACACGCTGAAGGGAACTCCCGGTCCGGCAGATGCTTACGGACGTATCCACATCTTCTATACAACCGACAAGGACGGCAACGCTCCTGCGAAACTTGGAAGCGTACAGATTGGTGCATTGCTCTTCAAGGACACAGGTCTCGGTGTGTGGAAGTATGGAAACAAATGGGTCGTTACGAATGAACTCAAGAAGAAACTCGGTGAAGACGGTTTCTCTTTCCTCCGTTCTTCAGGCAATACCCACTTCTTTGTACGTGAACGCGACCACCTGCTCATAGCTGTTACATGCGTATCCGACAATAATGTTCCTGTCCTCGCATTGCTCTACAACTACGACCCGTCAGTGTCAGGTGCAGGGAGCAAGGCTGTGAAGGCGCAGGAGAAGATGGTCAGAAACTTCCTTGCAGCAAAGAAGGCTTTGAAGTTTTAGCCAAGTGACTTAGGTCTCGGATACAGGTTTTATGTATGCAGAAGGGCATGCTGCAAGCATCTTGATGCCCGGACGGTTGTCTGTCTGTGCAGGAAAAGATGCCTGACGGCAATGCGAGCAACGGTTAATTGACAGGCAGGCATCAGTTGGGATGCAGTCGATGCCAGCTTACGTTGCAGGCAATACCTCTGCTATGCTTCTGAGACTTGGGTCGAATGATAACTTTATTTAAATTTTATCCGATATGCGTATAACAAAATTACATAAGCTGTTGCGGTTCTCCTTCCTATGCCTTGTATTGGCAATGGTGGCAGGATGTGCCGAGAATGACAGTTTCGAGCAACCGCAGCTGAGCGTTTCAGAGAAGGATATAGCGTTTTCCAACCAGATGGGTGAGAAGACCATTACCGTGAGCACGAACTGCAAGGAATGGGTTGCCACGACGCCGAAGCCGTGGGTGCACCTCACACGGAACGGAAACGAGATAGCCGTGCAGGTGGATGCCAATACGACTGGTGCGGAAAGAAGCAGTTACATCCTTGTTGACGGCGGTCTGGCTGTTGAGAAGGTAATGGTAAAGCAGAGTGCTGCCGACATCTCGATTGATATTGCCAATGGTGAGATTATACTGCCACAGGTGGGCGGTACGACTACCGTAGACGTGAATATGGAAAGCAGCATGTATGAGCTGCTGCAGAACGAGAAGCCCGAATGGCTGCAGGTTGTGAGGAAGAAGCATGCGTTGAAGTTCATTTCCAGACCTAACTATGACGTAACGGAGAGGACGACAAAACTCACGATAACATTTGGCGGAAAGAGCAGTGAGGTGATTGTAAGACAGCCCGGTGTGGCTACATTCATTCTGGCTTGCAATCCCGGCAATCCTTTCAGTCTGCATAAGATGATGGACTTTGAGTATCGCAGGGGCAGTCTG
This region includes:
- a CDS encoding BACON domain-containing protein — translated: MELKKTLYSLMLGGILLCLFSCAKEDEFELPTLVLSENNVTFDKGVGERNISVTTNQSSWVASSPQEGDWLSLVQDGNLLKVKVGENKMGTERRSYVLVNANGATGKVEVKQSAADVTLDVVPTEIYLPQTGGEKTVDVTTNSSVYDVTTSEEVSWLKIVKSEEEIKLIAGRNDSYQKREVKLYAKSGSVTREIVVSQSGIQRYILPVNPGVPQDAHKIMEYELGRGSYLREYQTAIPAYGLEEMYTFITPSPIFTLIQYCSPDGITPSQIITVGDGRKAIDAVKDKAFEKFLTDNGYVRSNSESNREYMNEKELMSLKVYISEKENNEGVNLTFNPIMKQVGEYKTFDKVPYYPLELLQKDDVKLAQVEQYEQNAGSKEEERSMNEYKDTEVSQLQYTLKGTPGPADAYGRIHIFYTTDKDGNAPAKLGSVQIGALLFKDTGLGVWKYGNKWVVTNELKKKLGEDGFSFLRSSGNTHFFVRERDHLLIAVTCVSDNNVPVLALLYNYDPSVSGAGSKAVKAQEKMVRNFLAAKKALKF